The following proteins are encoded in a genomic region of Maribacter hydrothermalis:
- a CDS encoding gliding motility-associated C-terminal domain-containing protein codes for MKNYSFLFFFTFVAFVSAQSALYNNGNLRIHESGAIGFHTNLINEAPLDNNLGLVGFYGSQPLAVSGTSVPQFYDLEIATDNNLELFLGIDNTNNTNFIVGNIYAPLTQSSVYYNFLSNAFYTGENDFSKIEGYAAITNQQNFGFPIGDSEFMRPLILNSESTNLFAKCAYFFENANNPISFNTTFDTTEKSIDVENISVKEFWKLEGNIASNVTLSWNQRSAMANVTEDASTIIPVGWNKNSQRWTSLANGAPVGTLNEGFVSTISFVPDDYEIITLGASKTPYEPLSKEVLILDNYIVSANDDGINDSFFIPELEEYTSHSVQIYDRYGLKVFEMENYTNQFTGFSNLNNIPLNQEDGLPAGVYFYIIYIPEEDLNFQGFLYLAR; via the coding sequence ATGAAGAACTATTCATTTTTATTTTTCTTTACATTCGTGGCATTTGTTTCCGCGCAATCTGCGCTTTACAACAATGGTAACTTACGAATTCATGAAAGTGGCGCCATTGGTTTTCATACTAACCTTATTAATGAAGCCCCTTTAGACAATAACCTTGGTTTAGTCGGTTTTTATGGCTCACAGCCATTAGCTGTTTCCGGTACTAGTGTACCTCAATTCTATGATTTAGAAATTGCAACAGATAATAATTTGGAATTGTTTTTAGGTATCGATAATACCAACAATACCAATTTTATAGTAGGCAATATTTACGCGCCTTTAACGCAATCTAGTGTTTATTATAATTTTTTAAGTAATGCGTTCTACACAGGCGAAAATGATTTTTCTAAAATTGAAGGCTACGCCGCTATTACTAATCAGCAAAATTTTGGTTTTCCTATAGGCGATAGTGAATTTATGCGTCCGCTGATACTTAATTCTGAAAGCACGAACCTTTTTGCCAAGTGTGCTTATTTCTTTGAAAATGCAAATAATCCAATTTCGTTCAATACTACTTTTGACACTACCGAAAAATCTATCGATGTTGAAAATATTAGCGTAAAGGAATTCTGGAAACTAGAAGGTAACATTGCTTCGAACGTTACCCTTAGCTGGAATCAACGTAGTGCTATGGCAAATGTAACTGAAGATGCATCTACCATTATTCCCGTGGGCTGGAATAAAAATTCCCAACGTTGGACTAGCCTTGCCAACGGAGCTCCCGTAGGTACTTTAAACGAGGGTTTTGTAAGTACAATTTCTTTTGTGCCAGATGATTATGAAATAATTACCCTTGGTGCATCAAAGACACCTTATGAACCTTTATCCAAAGAGGTTTTAATACTAGATAATTATATAGTTTCTGCTAATGATGACGGTATAAATGATTCCTTTTTCATTCCTGAATTGGAAGAATACACTAGCCATTCCGTACAAATATATGATCGATATGGCTTAAAAGTATTTGAAATGGAAAATTATACAAACCAATTTACAGGATTTTCTAATTTGAATAATATTCCATTGAATCAAGAAGATGGTCTGCCTGCCGGTGTTTATTTCTACATCATATACATACCTGAAGAAGATTTAAATTTTCAGGGCTTTTTATATTTGGCTCGATAA
- a CDS encoding DUF6702 family protein yields MKYFRLVFIVLIVPLVAFTTAHKFYISVTNVDYSEKDQSVQIITRVFIDDLNTVLKERYGIPAKLGSDRESSVDREYLEKYLRTKFMVEINGETVKYDFIGKKYDSDMVICYLEVPNIPLNTLKQIGIQNEVLTDIYDDQQNVVHFKINGKKKSHVLVKSDTKGMLNL; encoded by the coding sequence ATGAAATATTTTAGATTAGTATTTATAGTGTTGATAGTACCACTAGTTGCGTTTACCACTGCGCATAAATTCTATATTAGTGTTACCAATGTTGATTATTCAGAAAAGGATCAATCGGTTCAAATAATCACCCGTGTTTTTATTGATGATTTAAATACGGTACTAAAAGAGCGATATGGAATACCTGCTAAACTTGGATCAGATAGAGAATCTTCAGTAGATCGGGAATATCTGGAAAAATATTTACGTACTAAGTTTATGGTTGAAATAAATGGTGAAACAGTGAAGTACGATTTCATTGGCAAAAAGTACGATTCTGATATGGTCATTTGCTATCTAGAAGTACCAAATATTCCTTTAAACACATTAAAACAAATAGGCATTCAAAATGAAGTGCTAACTGATATTTATGATGATCAACAAAATGTGGTTCATTTTAAAATAAACGGAAAGAAAAAGAGCCATGTTTTAGTGAAATCAGATACTAAAGGAATGTTAAATTTGTAA
- a CDS encoding beta strand repeat-containing protein — protein sequence MSNKIKFVLFFLLTSFCINAQVKIGQNPNNIDSASIVELESTDKAFVLTRLTTIQMLAIAPLNGAVIYNTDTQCIHYYNGLIWSNLCEGNNTSSFSFFDNGDGTITLSDGNGNNITFNGASQTISTLDDNGDGTYTYTNENGIETIISIVSTDNQNLQTDNSPGNISIDNGNTITINVDDADADDQNEIQTLDYSSGVLTLSNDPNSTIIDLSGFDANVSDDFDGEWTSLTNRPSGLDDGDDDTQLSEAEVDAFVANNNYSTGAHTTDATDLTSGVLDDARVQESNVTQHEAALTITESQISDLTHTVDTNTQLSEAEVDAFVANNNYSTGAHTTDAADLTSGVLDDARVQESNVTQHQTALTITESQISDLTHTVDTNTQLSEAEVDAFVANNNYSTGAHTTDATDLTSGVLDDARVQESNVTQHEAALTITESQISDLTHTVDTNTQLSEAEVDAFVANNNYSTGAHTTDAADLTSGVLDDARVQESNVTQHQTALTITESQISDLNHTVDTNLTEAEVDAFVANNNYSTGAHTTDAADLTSGVLADSRVQESNVTQHQAALTITESQISDLAHTVDTNTQLSEAEVDAFVANNNYSTGAHTTDATDLTSGVLDDARVQESNVTQHQTALTITESQISDLTHTVDTNTQLSEAEVDAFVANNNYSTGAHTTDAADLTSGVLDNARVQESNVTQHQSALTITEWQISDLTHTVDTNTQLSEAEVDAFVANNNYSTGAHTTDAADLTSGVLDDARVQESNVTQHQTALTITESQISDLTHTVDTNTQLSEAEVDAFVANNNYSTGAHTTDAADLTSGVLDDARVQESNITQHEAALTITESQISDLTHTVDTNTQLSEAEVDAFVANNNYSTGAHTTDAADLTSGVLDDARVQESNITQHEAALTITESQISDLTHTVDTNTQLSEAEVDAFVANNNYSTGAHTTDTDTQYTAGTGLTLSATIFSVNNLAGDVTGPINATIIADGAIIGGAGGKIADNSITASDLAPNSVNASEINSNAVGTSELQVDAVETENLLNGNVTPIKIQPGSINQVLTTNSSGSVVWENKSADITTNLTQNTTTGLITYTNEISANQTANTVGTETNNNISVGANGGAFYISPIKAIGKISSTGTVTKATSGVSVIRISVGYYRVTLPTGAVSDANYIIQLTQPGRGGAGNDDPGISYSNQTATSFEVIIGDNDNGGTDRSRFDSEFMFTVLDL from the coding sequence ATGTCTAACAAAATAAAATTTGTTCTTTTCTTTTTACTAACCTCTTTTTGCATAAATGCACAAGTTAAAATAGGGCAAAATCCTAACAATATTGATTCCGCTTCTATTGTAGAATTAGAAAGTACAGACAAAGCTTTTGTACTGACCAGGCTTACTACTATACAAATGCTAGCTATTGCTCCACTTAACGGAGCAGTCATCTATAATACCGACACCCAGTGTATTCATTATTACAATGGTTTAATTTGGTCTAACCTTTGTGAAGGAAATAATACCAGCTCTTTTTCTTTTTTTGATAATGGCGATGGCACCATTACGCTTTCTGATGGTAATGGAAACAATATAACATTTAACGGTGCTTCACAAACCATATCTACTCTTGACGATAATGGTGATGGGACCTATACGTACACTAATGAAAATGGTATAGAAACAATTATTTCAATAGTAAGTACCGACAACCAAAATTTACAGACAGATAATTCCCCAGGAAATATTAGTATTGATAATGGTAATACAATTACAATCAATGTTGACGATGCAGATGCAGATGACCAAAATGAAATTCAGACTTTAGATTATTCTTCAGGAGTACTTACCTTATCTAATGACCCAAATTCAACAATTATCGATTTATCTGGTTTTGATGCTAATGTAAGTGATGATTTCGATGGCGAATGGACAAGTTTAACCAATAGACCTTCAGGATTGGATGACGGTGATGATGACACGCAACTTTCCGAAGCGGAAGTGGACGCTTTTGTAGCCAACAATAATTACAGTACCGGTGCACACACTACCGATGCGACGGACTTGACCTCCGGGGTTCTTGATGATGCCCGTGTACAGGAATCGAACGTCACGCAACATGAAGCTGCTTTGACCATTACAGAATCTCAGATCTCGGATTTGACCCACACCGTGGATACCAACACGCAACTTTCCGAAGCGGAAGTAGATGCTTTTGTCGCCAATAACAACTATAGTACCGGTGCACACACTACCGACGCGGCGGACTTGACCTCCGGCGTTCTTGATGATGCCCGTGTACAGGAATCGAACGTTACACAGCATCAAACAGCTTTAACTATTACGGAATCTCAGATCTCGGATTTGACCCATACCGTTGATACGAACACACAACTTTCCGAAGCGGAAGTGGACGCTTTTGTAGCAAACAATAATTACAGTACCGGTGCACACACTACCGATGCGACGGACTTGACCTCCGGGGTTCTTGATGATGCCCGTGTACAGGAATCGAACGTTACCCAACATGAAGCTGCTTTGACCATTACAGAATCTCAGATCTCGGATTTGACCCACACCGTGGATACCAACACGCAACTTTCCGAAGCGGAAGTAGATGCTTTTGTCGCCAATAACAACTATAGTACCGGTGCACACACTACCGACGCGGCGGACTTGACCTCCGGCGTTCTTGATGATGCCCGTGTACAGGAATCAAATGTTACACAGCATCAAACGGCTTTAACTATTACGGAATCGCAAATCTCGGATTTGAACCATACCGTGGATACGAATTTGACCGAAGCGGAAGTGGACGCTTTTGTCGCGAACAACAATTACAGCACAGGTGCACACACTACCGATGCGGCAGATTTAACCTCGGGTGTCTTAGCTGATTCTCGTGTGCAAGAATCGAACGTTACCCAACATCAAGCTGCTTTGACCATTACGGAATCGCAGATCTCGGATTTGGCCCATACCGTGGATACGAACACGCAACTTTCCGAAGCGGAAGTGGACGCTTTTGTCGCGAACAACAACTATAGTACCGGCGCGCATACCACCGATGCGACGGACTTGACCTCCGGTGTTCTTGATGATGCCCGTGTACAGGAATCGAACGTTACACAGCATCAAACAGCTTTAACTATTACGGAATCTCAGATCTCGGATTTGACCCATACCGTTGATACGAACACACAACTTTCCGAAGCGGAAGTGGACGCTTTTGTCGCCAATAACAACTACAGTACCGGTGCGCATACCACCGATGCGGCGGACTTGACCTCCGGTGTTCTTGATAATGCCCGTGTACAGGAATCGAACGTTACCCAACATCAATCTGCCTTGACCATTACCGAATGGCAGATTTCGGATTTAACTCACACCGTAGATACCAACACACAACTTTCCGAAGCGGAAGTGGACGCTTTTGTCGCGAACAATAACTATAGTACCGGTGCGCATACCACCGATGCGGCGGACTTGACCTCCGGCGTTCTTGATGATGCCCGTGTACAGGAATCGAACGTTACCCAACATCAAACGGCATTAACTATTACGGAATCGCAGATCTCGGATTTAACACATACCGTGGATACCAACACACAATTGTCCGAAGCGGAAGTGGATGCTTTTGTCGCGAACAACAACTATAGTACCGGAGCGCATACCACCGATGCGGCGGACTTGACCTCCGGTGTTCTTGATGATGCCCGTGTACAGGAATCGAACATTACGCAACATGAAGCTGCTTTGACCATTACCGAATCGCAGATCTCGGATTTAACACATACCGTGGATACCAACACACAACTTTCCGAAGCGGAAGTGGACGCTTTTGTCGCGAACAACAACTATAGTACCGGTGCGCATACCACCGATGCGGCGGACCTGACCTCCGGCGTTCTTGATGATGCCCGTGTACAGGAATCGAACATTACGCAACATGAAGCTGCCTTGACCATTACCGAATCGCAAATCTCGGATTTAACACATACCGTGGATACCAACACGCAACTTTCCGAAGCGGAAGTGGACGCTTTTGTCGCGAACAATAACTATAGTACCGGTGCGCATACCACCGATACCGATACTCAATATACTGCCGGAACAGGACTTACATTAAGTGCAACCATATTCTCTGTCAATAATTTAGCTGGTGATGTTACCGGACCTATTAACGCAACTATCATAGCTGATGGCGCTATAATTGGTGGTGCAGGAGGTAAAATTGCAGATAATTCAATTACAGCATCCGACCTTGCTCCGAATTCTGTAAATGCTTCAGAAATTAATTCAAATGCAGTTGGCACATCCGAACTTCAAGTTGACGCGGTGGAAACAGAAAATTTATTAAATGGCAATGTAACACCTATAAAAATTCAGCCTGGAAGCATTAACCAAGTATTGACAACTAATAGTTCTGGAAGCGTTGTTTGGGAGAACAAATCTGCTGATATAACTACGAACTTAACTCAAAATACTACAACTGGACTTATTACCTATACAAATGAAATTAGTGCTAACCAAACTGCAAATACCGTAGGGACCGAAACTAACAATAATATTTCTGTAGGTGCCAATGGAGGTGCTTTTTATATTAGTCCCATAAAAGCTATAGGTAAAATTAGTTCAACTGGCACCGTAACAAAAGCAACATCAGGAGTTTCCGTAATAAGAATTAGCGTAGGGTATTATAGAGTAACACTACCTACAGGAGCCGTTTCAGATGCAAATTATATTATTCAGCTAACCCAACCTGGTAGAGGTGGTGCCGGTAATGATGATCCGGGTATCTCCTACTCCAACCAAACTGCAACAAGTTTTGAGGTAATAATTGGTGACAATGACAATGGTGGTACTGATAGAAGTCGTTTTGATTCTGAATTTATGTTCACCGTTTTAGATTTATAG
- a CDS encoding CCDC90 family protein, translating to MKAIILFILFAMLTISSVFGQIKIGDNPQNIDAASILELESNTKVFVITRVTTLEMEAITPQRGGMVYNIDTECINYYDGTQWVNLCDAVDFNITNDPIVNNRVTIEITPTAAGYNLEIAKNGILGDNIVDGGIGPDDIQDNSIGQSKLAAESVGSSEIRSNAVGSDEIRDGSIAPSDMANFIPGQVLTTDENGIVQWEATGNLQGALGDEFTISGNGTPASPLQISEGVQQNISNNNSLITAHIVADEDTDDTNELIDLSFTKLTNTLSISKSANPIGASVDLSGLIGSDDQQLTLNNNILSLEEGGTPIDLSIYANSGSDNQNLETATLANEQLTITIEGGNPTTADLGVFATDAALTTGLALKEDLANKSNNVTLGNSTVLYPTQNAVKVYVDNVVGGSAQTIVSADPNNAIIQSANDGGAYYNDGDRNSQNELQDLAFNNATNILTLTTPGTPNNQADLSGLAGITTLNNGFILVGNAANAPAEVSVSGDATMNNLGEVTIENAAVTPIKIEPGLDGQFLSTVAGAVTWVAEPTGTGGSTELVDGITITGDGTNLDRFKIEPSATLGQYLRTNAAGNVVWDNLPTGTAGTVTSDGITIVGDGLATALQVPTGGITSLQIFDETIATADIADDNVTPDKIEQGAAGEVLTTDINGDVIWAPNNNLDNQNASEVPFTPAGNTVSTNVQAAITELQTEIDGITITGEANTASNQGTAGVGTFIQKNGVDLEFRSVNAGSNKITISEDAVNNEILVDIDDTNLTIIESQISDLTHTIDTDDQNAADVPFTPAGNTISTDVQAAITELQTEIDGMTAGNNFSNADLTLDANRTHQLAGFDLNFDGSGNIGIGNNNPQNKLHVSGEIRSEGYNSSQGTALLPAYSFSTGDDINTGMYRPAADEIGFSVGGIEALRVEEDGGNTNVIVYQSLQLNNLLLDKDGEAGTTGQILSSTGAQTDWIDAPTNTSADWNTLSNIPVGFQDGIDNDTNLDETAVDAFVSNNGFLTTEIDGSITNEIQNLNLVGNDLSISGGNTVTLPAPSSADWNTLSNIPVGFQDGIDNDTNLDETAVDAFVSNNGFLTTEIDGSITNEIQNLNLVGNDLSISGGNTVTLPAPSSADWNTLSNIPVGFQDGIDNDTNLDETAVDAFVSNNGFLTTEIDGSITNEIQNLNLIGNDLSISGGNTVTLPGNTYTGTNGINITGTIISLDPGTIPTGSIPASLIEPNPIFNGIVTAASFTSATANYPDYVFQKYFLGKSTLKSDYEFLSLESIETYLKTNHHLPGVKSAEEVANNNGNWNLTEGALINLEKIEELFLHTIAQEKKIKELQSSNNTMSTEIKALKAQMEEIKTILLEKSNN from the coding sequence ATGAAAGCCATAATTTTATTTATTCTGTTTGCCATGCTCACCATTTCATCGGTTTTTGGGCAAATTAAAATAGGTGACAATCCACAAAACATAGATGCTGCCTCAATTTTAGAATTAGAAAGCAATACAAAGGTTTTTGTCATTACACGTGTTACTACCCTTGAAATGGAAGCCATTACCCCACAGCGCGGTGGTATGGTTTACAATATTGATACTGAGTGTATAAATTATTATGACGGTACACAATGGGTAAATCTTTGTGACGCGGTTGACTTCAATATTACTAACGATCCTATCGTTAATAATAGAGTAACTATTGAAATTACGCCAACTGCAGCAGGCTATAATTTAGAAATTGCGAAAAATGGTATTCTAGGCGATAATATTGTTGATGGTGGTATTGGCCCAGATGACATTCAAGATAACTCCATCGGTCAAAGTAAATTAGCTGCTGAATCTGTAGGTTCTAGTGAAATTAGGTCCAATGCAGTAGGTTCCGATGAAATTAGAGATGGTAGTATTGCCCCTTCGGATATGGCCAATTTTATACCCGGACAGGTTTTAACAACGGATGAAAATGGCATTGTTCAATGGGAAGCTACCGGAAATCTACAAGGTGCATTAGGGGATGAATTTACTATATCCGGTAACGGCACACCAGCAAGCCCCTTACAAATAAGCGAAGGGGTGCAACAAAATATATCCAATAACAACTCTTTAATTACAGCACACATTGTTGCGGACGAAGATACTGACGACACTAACGAACTAATAGACTTAAGTTTTACTAAGTTAACCAACACATTAAGTATTAGTAAATCGGCTAATCCTATAGGTGCTTCGGTTGATTTAAGTGGATTAATAGGATCAGACGACCAGCAACTAACTTTGAACAATAATATACTTAGTCTAGAAGAAGGCGGTACTCCTATTGATTTAAGTATTTATGCCAATTCTGGGTCCGACAACCAAAATTTAGAAACAGCTACGTTAGCAAATGAACAACTAACCATTACTATTGAAGGAGGAAATCCAACAACGGCAGACCTTGGTGTTTTTGCTACCGACGCAGCCTTAACAACAGGGTTAGCGTTAAAAGAAGACCTAGCCAACAAATCTAACAATGTTACTTTAGGAAATTCTACAGTGCTTTATCCAACCCAGAACGCCGTTAAAGTTTATGTGGACAATGTGGTAGGGGGTTCGGCCCAAACCATTGTAAGTGCAGATCCAAACAACGCTATTATTCAAAGCGCCAATGATGGTGGTGCATATTATAATGATGGGGACAGAAACAGCCAAAACGAGTTACAAGATTTAGCTTTTAATAATGCCACAAACATTTTAACACTTACGACCCCTGGCACCCCTAACAACCAAGCGGATTTAAGTGGATTAGCAGGAATTACTACATTAAACAATGGATTTATACTGGTGGGAAATGCAGCAAATGCGCCTGCAGAAGTTTCGGTTAGCGGGGATGCTACCATGAACAATCTTGGTGAGGTTACCATTGAAAATGCTGCAGTTACCCCTATTAAAATTGAACCCGGACTTGACGGACAATTTTTGAGTACAGTAGCTGGGGCTGTAACTTGGGTAGCAGAACCAACTGGCACTGGTGGCTCTACAGAACTTGTCGACGGAATTACTATTACTGGTGATGGAACAAATTTAGATCGTTTTAAAATTGAGCCAAGTGCCACATTGGGACAATACTTAAGAACCAATGCAGCTGGAAATGTCGTTTGGGACAATCTACCGACAGGTACGGCAGGCACTGTAACTTCAGATGGAATTACAATTGTAGGTGATGGATTGGCAACAGCCCTACAAGTACCAACTGGAGGAATTACATCGTTACAAATTTTTGATGAAACCATTGCAACGGCTGATATTGCCGATGATAATGTTACGCCAGATAAAATTGAACAAGGAGCTGCCGGCGAAGTTTTAACCACTGATATTAATGGGGATGTTATTTGGGCGCCTAACAATAATTTAGATAACCAAAATGCATCGGAAGTACCTTTTACACCAGCCGGTAACACTGTTAGCACCAACGTACAAGCGGCCATTACAGAGTTACAGACCGAAATTGACGGAATTACTATTACGGGTGAAGCCAATACAGCTTCAAACCAAGGTACTGCTGGCGTGGGAACTTTTATTCAGAAAAATGGTGTTGACCTTGAATTTAGAAGTGTAAATGCAGGTTCTAATAAAATAACTATTTCAGAGGATGCTGTCAACAATGAAATTCTTGTTGATATTGATGATACTAACTTAACCATTATAGAAAGTCAAATCTCCGATTTAACACACACTATTGATACAGATGACCAAAATGCAGCCGATGTACCCTTTACACCAGCCGGAAACACCATTAGCACTGATGTACAAGCTGCTATTACAGAATTACAAACAGAAATTGATGGTATGACGGCAGGAAATAATTTTTCGAATGCTGATTTAACTTTAGATGCTAATAGAACACATCAATTAGCTGGATTTGATTTGAATTTTGATGGTTCTGGGAATATAGGAATCGGAAATAACAATCCACAGAATAAGTTGCATGTATCAGGAGAAATACGATCTGAAGGCTATAACTCGTCACAAGGTACAGCACTATTACCTGCTTATTCCTTTAGCACAGGTGATGACATTAATACAGGAATGTATCGCCCAGCAGCGGATGAAATTGGTTTTTCAGTTGGTGGGATTGAAGCACTCAGGGTAGAAGAAGACGGTGGCAATACAAATGTCATAGTTTACCAGAGTCTACAATTAAACAACTTATTGCTAGATAAAGACGGTGAAGCAGGTACTACTGGTCAAATCTTGTCTTCAACGGGGGCACAAACGGATTGGATTGATGCGCCAACTAATACCTCCGCAGACTGGAATACACTTTCCAACATCCCTGTAGGATTTCAGGACGGAATAGATAATGACACAAATCTTGATGAAACAGCTGTTGATGCTTTTGTTTCTAACAATGGATTTTTAACCACCGAAATAGACGGGAGTATTACCAATGAAATTCAAAATCTTAACTTGGTTGGCAACGACTTATCTATTAGCGGTGGCAACACGGTTACACTTCCCGCTCCTAGTTCCGCAGACTGGAACACACTTTCCAACATCCCTGTAGGATTTCAGGACGGAATAGATAATGACACAAATCTTGATGAAACAGCTGTTGATGCTTTTGTTTCTAACAATGGATTTTTAACCACCGAAATAGACGGGAGTATTACCAATGAAATTCAAAATCTTAACTTGGTTGGCAACGACTTATCTATTAGCGGTGGCAACACGGTTACACTTCCCGCTCCTAGTTCCGCAGACTGGAACACACTTTCCAACATCCCTGTAGGATTTCAGGACGGAATAGATAATGACACAAATCTTGATGAAACAGCTGTTGATGCTTTTGTTTCTAACAATGGATTTTTAACCACCGAAATAGACGGGAGTATTACCAATGAAATTCAAAATCTTAACTTGATTGGCAACGACTTATCTATTAGCGGTGGCAACACGGTTACACTACCAGGAAACACCTACACTGGAACTAATGGAATTAATATTACTGGAACTATTATAAGCCTAGATCCAGGTACAATCCCCACAGGAAGTATACCTGCAAGTTTAATTGAACCCAATCCAATTTTTAATGGAATAGTAACTGCAGCTAGTTTTACTTCTGCTACAGCAAATTACCCTGATTATGTCTTCCAAAAATACTTCTTAGGCAAGTCTACTTTAAAATCTGATTATGAATTTTTATCATTAGAAAGTATTGAGACATATTTAAAAACTAATCACCATTTACCTGGCGTCAAATCAGCAGAAGAAGTTGCTAATAACAATGGTAATTGGAATCTTACTGAAGGTGCGTTAATCAACCTCGAAAAAATAGAAGAATTATTTCTTCATACTATAGCGCAAGAAAAAAAGATAAAAGAGCTGCAATCTTCAAATAACACCATGTCAACAGAAATAAAAGCCCTTAAAGCTCAAATGGAAGAAATTAAAACCATTTTACTAGAAAAATCGAATAACTAA
- a CDS encoding peptidase associated/transthyretin-like domain-containing protein, with the protein MTKIVFYLIALFTVFTGVSQDDDRRPLMGSVIYMNVAVPNENVINSTSERATITNDQGRFKINVKVGDELVFTAVNYNIKVVTITEEILANNRLVVEVKEKVTELDEVVITPEQQERFLKLKNEEFKTYDYEIDRSTEVENIALSQSERGMQDGLNFVNIFRAIFKSQNEADESGPKLKVSDVLRQVYDDSFFVLDLNIPQDRIDEFLIYCDTRMPTQSLLRKENEFQLIDALVNNSKTFLKGIDEE; encoded by the coding sequence ATGACCAAAATAGTATTTTATTTAATAGCCCTATTTACTGTATTTACAGGAGTTTCTCAAGATGATGATAGAAGACCCTTAATGGGATCTGTTATTTACATGAATGTTGCTGTGCCTAACGAGAATGTTATTAACTCTACTTCTGAAAGAGCAACAATTACAAACGACCAAGGTAGGTTTAAGATTAATGTAAAAGTGGGAGATGAATTAGTATTTACTGCAGTTAATTACAATATAAAAGTGGTAACCATAACCGAAGAAATTTTGGCAAATAACCGTTTGGTGGTAGAGGTTAAGGAAAAAGTAACCGAGTTAGATGAAGTGGTGATAACACCAGAACAGCAAGAGCGTTTTTTGAAATTAAAAAACGAAGAATTTAAAACTTATGATTACGAGATTGATCGTAGTACAGAGGTAGAAAACATAGCGTTATCCCAATCGGAAAGGGGAATGCAAGATGGGTTGAATTTTGTAAATATATTCAGGGCAATATTTAAATCTCAAAATGAAGCCGACGAATCTGGTCCCAAGTTAAAAGTAAGTGATGTTTTAAGACAAGTATACGATGATTCGTTTTTTGTTCTTGATCTTAATATTCCACAAGATAGAATAGACGAGTTTTTAATATATTGTGATACTAGAATGCCTACCCAGTCATTGTTGAGGAAAGAAAATGAATTTCAACTCATTGATGCGCTGGTAAATAACAGTAAAACATTTCTTAAAGGAATAGATGAGGAGTAG